The proteins below come from a single Candidatus Thorarchaeota archaeon genomic window:
- a CDS encoding fumarylacetoacetate hydrolase family protein, with translation MRLVTYSQNGASSIGLELDDGILDLPAAASNFGSDFHLEDGFPNKMMDLLKTDSGVEKAREIQSGYNELPEEKRPPLISRDTVKYRAPINRPGKIVALGLNYKDHIEETGRDVPDFPVIFAKFPSSVADPDEEIPIPQVTEQLDWEVELGIVIGTNCKNVTEDDALDYVAGYTIINDLSARDLQNDDGQWIRGKSLDGLCPMGPCIVTTDELGTANNLKMHTKVNGTIKQESTTANLLFGVQEIVSYLSKSFTLEAGDIIATGTPSGVGFARDPPEFLKPGDEVELYIEGIGKLRNKII, from the coding sequence ATGAGGCTTGTGACTTACTCCCAAAATGGCGCTTCTTCAATCGGATTGGAGCTAGATGACGGCATTCTAGATTTACCTGCGGCTGCTTCCAATTTTGGTAGTGATTTCCATCTCGAGGATGGATTTCCAAACAAGATGATGGATTTGCTGAAGACAGACTCCGGAGTTGAGAAAGCTCGTGAAATACAATCGGGATACAATGAACTCCCCGAAGAGAAAAGGCCCCCTCTGATTTCTCGAGATACCGTAAAGTATCGAGCCCCAATCAACAGACCCGGAAAGATTGTTGCTCTTGGTCTCAATTACAAAGATCATATTGAAGAGACGGGGCGAGACGTTCCGGATTTTCCAGTTATATTCGCTAAATTCCCTTCAAGTGTCGCTGATCCAGATGAGGAAATTCCAATACCTCAAGTCACTGAGCAGCTCGACTGGGAAGTAGAACTGGGAATCGTGATTGGAACGAATTGCAAGAATGTTACCGAAGACGATGCACTCGATTACGTTGCGGGCTATACCATAATCAACGATCTGAGTGCCCGGGATTTGCAAAACGATGATGGACAGTGGATTCGCGGTAAGTCCTTGGATGGCCTTTGTCCGATGGGTCCATGTATTGTTACCACAGATGAGCTTGGTACAGCAAACAATCTTAAGATGCACACTAAGGTAAACGGAACTATAAAGCAAGAATCAACCACTGCAAATCTACTCTTTGGGGTTCAGGAAATTGTGTCCTATCTCTCGAAGTCTTTTACTCTCGAAGCTGGAGATATTATTGCAACAGGAACGCCTTCTGGTGTTGGCTTCGCACGCGATCCGCCAGAGTTCTTGAAACCTGGCGACGAAGTTGAGCTCTACATCGAAGGCATAGGCAAGCTAAGGAATAAGATAATCTAG